A genome region from Variovorax paradoxus includes the following:
- the gatA gene encoding Asp-tRNA(Asn)/Glu-tRNA(Gln) amidotransferase subunit GatA yields MSSGELHQLSVVALAKALAERKVSAVEASQAFLGRMKAHESLGTFVDVNEEATLAQARAADALIAAGNAPALAGVPIAHKDIFVTTDFATTAGSKMLAGYRSPFDATVVKRLAEAGAVTLGKLSCDEFAMGSANENVAVPAVGHDKAVPVRNPWNRERIPGGSSGASAAAVAARLAPAATGTDTGGSIRQPASFCGVTGIKPTYGRASRYGMVAFASSLDQAGPMARSAEDCALLLSAFCGPDLDRDSTSLDKPAENFGRSLNDSLEGLRIGVPKEFFGEGVAPGVRAAVDAALAEYEKLGAKRVEVSLPRTELSIPVYYILAAAEASSNLSRFDGVKFGHRAKDFFDPNDKKRSALTQMYERTRAEGFGDEVKRRIMIGTYVLSHGYYDAYYLQAQKVRRMIADDFQQAFRQCDVIAGPAAPTTAWKLGEHGDDPVADYLADIFTLPASLAGLPGMSVPAGFDGGMPVGLQLIGNYFGEAKLLNAGHRFQQATDWHSRAPQGF; encoded by the coding sequence ATGAGCAGCGGTGAATTGCACCAATTGAGCGTGGTCGCGCTGGCCAAGGCACTGGCCGAGCGCAAGGTCTCGGCCGTCGAGGCTTCGCAGGCTTTCCTGGGCCGCATGAAGGCCCACGAGTCGCTCGGCACCTTCGTCGACGTGAACGAAGAAGCCACGCTGGCCCAGGCCCGCGCCGCCGACGCGCTGATCGCCGCGGGCAACGCCCCGGCACTGGCCGGCGTGCCGATCGCGCACAAGGACATCTTCGTCACCACCGATTTCGCCACAACAGCCGGCTCGAAGATGCTCGCGGGCTACCGCTCGCCATTCGACGCGACCGTGGTGAAGCGCCTGGCCGAGGCCGGCGCCGTCACGCTGGGCAAGCTGAGCTGCGACGAGTTCGCGATGGGCTCGGCCAACGAGAACGTCGCCGTGCCCGCAGTCGGCCACGACAAGGCCGTGCCGGTGCGCAATCCCTGGAACCGCGAGCGCATTCCGGGCGGCTCGTCGGGCGCCAGCGCGGCCGCCGTTGCCGCGCGCCTGGCCCCCGCGGCCACCGGCACCGACACCGGCGGCTCGATCCGCCAGCCCGCTTCGTTCTGCGGCGTGACCGGCATCAAGCCGACCTATGGCCGCGCCTCGCGCTACGGCATGGTGGCCTTTGCCTCGAGCCTCGACCAGGCCGGCCCGATGGCGCGCTCGGCCGAGGACTGCGCGCTGCTGCTGTCGGCCTTCTGCGGTCCCGACCTCGACCGCGACTCCACCTCGCTCGACAAGCCCGCCGAAAACTTCGGCCGCTCGCTGAACGACTCGCTCGAAGGCCTGCGCATCGGCGTGCCGAAGGAGTTCTTCGGCGAAGGCGTCGCACCCGGCGTGCGCGCGGCGGTCGATGCGGCGCTTGCGGAGTACGAGAAGCTCGGCGCGAAGCGCGTCGAGGTGAGCCTGCCGCGCACCGAGCTGTCGATTCCCGTGTACTACATCCTGGCCGCGGCCGAGGCGTCGAGCAACCTGAGCCGCTTCGACGGCGTCAAGTTCGGCCATCGCGCGAAGGACTTCTTCGATCCGAACGACAAGAAGCGAAGCGCGCTCACGCAGATGTACGAGCGCACGCGTGCCGAGGGCTTCGGCGACGAGGTGAAGCGCCGCATCATGATCGGCACCTACGTGCTCTCGCACGGCTACTACGACGCGTACTACCTGCAGGCGCAGAAGGTGCGCCGCATGATCGCCGACGACTTCCAGCAGGCCTTCAGACAATGCGACGTGATCGCCGGCCCCGCCGCGCCCACCACCGCCTGGAAGCTCGGCGAGCACGGCGACGATCCGGTGGCCGACTACCTCGCGGACATCTTCACGCTGCCCGCATCGCTGGCCGGCCTGCCCGGCATGAGCGTGCCCGCGGGCTTCGATGGCGGCATGCCCGTGGGCCTGCAGCTGATCGGCAACTACTTCGGCGAAGCGAAGCTGCTCAACGCAGGTCACCGCTTC
- the gatC gene encoding Asp-tRNA(Asn)/Glu-tRNA(Gln) amidotransferase subunit GatC: MSLSASDIARIASLARLQLAPDESERMLSQINGFFDLVERMRSVDTSGVEPLAHPVAALEDITLRLRDDVVSEPDNREANQKSAPAVEAGLFLVPKVIE; the protein is encoded by the coding sequence ATGTCACTTTCCGCTTCCGATATTGCGCGCATCGCCTCGCTGGCGAGGCTGCAGCTCGCTCCTGACGAAAGCGAGCGCATGCTCAGCCAGATCAACGGCTTCTTCGACCTGGTCGAACGCATGCGTTCCGTGGACACCTCCGGTGTCGAGCCGCTGGCCCATCCCGTGGCCGCCCTCGAAGACATCACGCTGCGCCTGCGCGACGACGTGGTGAGCGAACCCGACAACCGCGAAGCCAACCAGAAGAGCGCCCCGGCCGTCGAAGCCGGCCTGTTCCTCGTGCCCAAGGTGATCGAATGA
- a CDS encoding rod shape-determining protein yields the protein MFGAFRRYFSTDLAIDLGTANTLIFARNKGIVLDEPSVVAIRHEGGPHGKKVIQAVGREAKAMLGKVPGNIEAIRPMKDGVIADFVITEQMIKQFIKMVHPRTLLTPSPRIIICVPCGSTQVERRAIKDAAEAAGATSVYLIEEPMAAAIGAGLPVSEASGSMVVDIGGGTTEVGVISLGGMVYKGSVRVGGDRFDEAIINYIRRNYGMLIGEPTAEVIKKNIGSAFPGSEVKEMEVKGRNLSEGVPRSFTISSNEVLEALTDPLNNIVSAVKNALEQTPPELGADIAERGMMLTGGGALLRDLDRLLAEETGLPVLVAEDPLTCVVRGCGIALERMDRLGSIFTSE from the coding sequence ATGTTTGGAGCTTTCCGTCGGTACTTCTCCACCGACCTTGCGATCGACCTCGGCACCGCCAACACCCTCATATTCGCCCGCAACAAGGGCATCGTGCTGGACGAGCCCTCCGTCGTCGCGATCCGCCACGAAGGCGGCCCGCACGGCAAGAAGGTGATCCAGGCCGTCGGCCGCGAGGCCAAGGCCATGCTGGGCAAGGTGCCCGGCAACATCGAGGCGATCCGCCCGATGAAGGACGGCGTCATTGCAGACTTCGTGATCACCGAGCAGATGATCAAGCAGTTCATCAAGATGGTGCACCCGCGCACGCTGCTCACGCCGAGCCCCCGCATCATCATCTGCGTGCCCTGCGGCTCCACTCAGGTCGAGCGCCGCGCCATCAAGGACGCGGCCGAGGCCGCAGGCGCCACGTCGGTCTACCTCATCGAGGAACCCATGGCGGCAGCCATCGGCGCCGGCCTGCCCGTCAGCGAAGCCTCGGGCTCGATGGTGGTCGACATCGGCGGCGGCACCACCGAGGTGGGCGTCATCTCGCTGGGCGGCATGGTCTACAAGGGCTCGGTCCGCGTGGGCGGCGACCGCTTCGACGAAGCCATCATCAACTACATCCGCCGCAACTACGGCATGCTGATCGGCGAGCCGACGGCCGAAGTCATCAAGAAGAACATCGGCTCGGCCTTCCCGGGCTCCGAAGTCAAGGAAATGGAAGTCAAGGGCCGCAACCTTTCCGAAGGCGTGCCGCGCAGCTTCACCATCAGCAGCAACGAAGTGCTGGAAGCCCTGACCGATCCGCTCAACAACATCGTCTCGGCCGTGAAGAACGCGCTCGAGCAGACCCCTCCCGAACTGGGCGCCGACATCGCCGAGCGCGGCATGATGCTGACCGGCGGCGGTGCGCTGCTGCGCGACCTCGACCGCCTGCTGGCCGAGGAAACCGGCCTGCCGGTGCTGGTCGCCGAAGATCCGCTGACCTGCGTGGTGCGCGGCTGCGGCATCGCTCTCGAGCGCATGGACCGTCTCGGCAGCATCTTCACGAGCGAATAA
- the mreC gene encoding rod shape-determining protein MreC: MPLGTLDRTAPPLFNQGQSALSKLIFFGALALFLMVADARFHIVQPIRAAFGAVLYPVQWVALKPVQVVLGGGRYLEDLQTAQRNEEDARKALMMQAERAAQADTLAQDNARLRELLELRQTTTTPGRAAEVLYDAADPYTRKIVVDQGLAQGIQPGSPVIDSRGVLGQVTQVLPFTSEVTLVIDRDLSIPVQNTRTGVRSVAFGDASAHGGGLELRFMAANADLQEGDLLSTSGVDGIYPAGLPVAKIERIERRADSAFARIYCVPLAHVTAARYVLVLAPTGNPAAPPPPAPAAAPRKRPEGKPGAGKNEKKPGERR, from the coding sequence ATGCCTCTGGGCACGCTCGATCGCACAGCGCCACCCCTGTTCAACCAGGGGCAGTCGGCGCTCAGCAAGCTGATCTTCTTCGGCGCATTGGCCCTGTTCCTCATGGTGGCGGACGCCCGCTTCCACATCGTTCAGCCGATCCGCGCGGCCTTCGGCGCCGTGCTGTACCCGGTGCAATGGGTGGCGCTGAAACCGGTGCAGGTGGTGCTCGGTGGCGGGCGCTATCTCGAAGACCTGCAGACCGCGCAGCGCAACGAGGAAGACGCCCGCAAGGCACTCATGATGCAGGCCGAACGCGCCGCCCAGGCCGACACGCTGGCGCAGGACAACGCCCGACTGCGCGAGTTGCTCGAGCTGCGCCAGACCACTACCACGCCGGGCCGCGCCGCCGAGGTGCTCTATGACGCGGCCGACCCCTACACCCGCAAGATCGTCGTCGACCAGGGGCTCGCCCAGGGCATACAGCCCGGCTCGCCGGTGATCGATTCGCGCGGCGTGCTCGGCCAGGTCACCCAGGTGCTGCCCTTCACGAGCGAGGTCACGCTCGTGATCGACCGAGACCTGTCCATTCCCGTGCAGAACACCCGTACGGGCGTGCGCAGCGTGGCCTTCGGCGATGCCTCGGCCCACGGCGGCGGGCTGGAGCTGCGCTTCATGGCCGCCAACGCCGACCTGCAGGAGGGCGACCTGCTTTCCACCAGCGGTGTCGACGGCATCTACCCCGCCGGCCTGCCGGTGGCGAAGATCGAGCGCATCGAACGCCGCGCCGATTCGGCCTTCGCGCGCATCTACTGCGTGCCGCTGGCCCACGTGACCGCTGCGCGCTACGTGCTGGTGCTCGCACCCACGGGCAATCCGGCCGCGCCGCCGCCGCCCGCACCGGCTGCCGCGCCGCGCAAGCGGCCCGAGGGCAAGCCCGGGGCCGGCAAGAACGAGAAGAAGCCGGGAGAGCGCCGTTGA
- the mreD gene encoding rod shape-determining protein MreD, whose amino-acid sequence MIKRPGQQQLLLPVSPFFMWTSLVAALLVNMIPIGRAVWMPDLLALVIVFWGVHQPARVGIGAAFVFGLCMDVHQSSMLGQHALSYTTLGFFAITIHRRLLWYPVLSQALQVLPLFALSQLIEVVTRLIGGGVFPGWSVLASPAIEAALWPLATALLLAPQRRTPEPDENRPL is encoded by the coding sequence TTGATCAAGCGTCCAGGCCAGCAGCAGCTGCTGCTGCCCGTCAGCCCCTTCTTCATGTGGACGAGCCTGGTGGCGGCATTGCTCGTCAACATGATTCCCATCGGCCGTGCGGTCTGGATGCCCGACCTGCTGGCGCTGGTGATCGTGTTCTGGGGCGTGCACCAGCCCGCGCGCGTGGGCATCGGCGCGGCCTTCGTCTTCGGCCTGTGCATGGACGTGCACCAGTCGTCGATGCTCGGCCAGCATGCGCTGTCCTACACCACACTGGGTTTCTTCGCGATCACCATCCACAGGCGCCTGCTGTGGTATCCGGTGCTGTCGCAGGCGCTGCAGGTGCTGCCGCTGTTCGCGCTCTCGCAGCTGATCGAGGTCGTCACGCGACTGATCGGCGGCGGTGTGTTTCCAGGCTGGTCGGTGCTGGCTTCGCCCGCGATCGAGGCTGCCCTGTGGCCGCTCGCGACGGCGCTGCTGCTCGCGCCGCAGCGCCGCACGCCGGAACCGGACGAGAACCGCCCGTTATGA
- the mrdA gene encoding penicillin-binding protein 2, producing the protein MTEIRNVAADLARFKRRVIVIGLAVLFAFGLLCARLVYLQITRHEDLAEQAESNRTAVVPVVPNRGLILDRNGIVLASNYSAYTLEITPSKVGDVEETIDSLTQVLEISPRDRRRFKRLREDSRSFDSIPIRTRLSDEEVARFAAQRYRFPGVEIKARLFRNYPQGELAAHVLGYIGRINQREKVAMEDWDEEEQANYKGTDYIGKLGIEQSYEKTLHGQTGVEQMETSAGGRAVRRLASHPATPGNTVMLSLDIKLQKLVEDMYGDRRGALVAIDPKTGEILAFVSKPTFDPNLFVEGIDNESWAALTESLDKPLLNRALRGTYPPGSTYKPFMALAALQTGKRGPNVVVNDPGYFNFGGHRFGSPEGNLGGVDMRRSIQLSSNIYYYSLANEMGVDLIHDFMKPLGFGQITGIDLGGEVRGVLPSTEWKRNTYKRPEQKKWYAGETISLGIGQGYNNFTMLQLAQATSIVADGGIKHKPHLVLATRNTVSGQVVPLPQPPAENLGFSAANISVIREGLTSVVTSGTARSVFAGASYQAAGKTGTAQAVTQAQNTKYNARALEEHQRDHALFMAFAPVNDPKIAVAVIVENAGWGAGAAAPIARRVFDYWLANQYPSEADLAAIKTGKAGAPMGKPRVASEVAWPVPVATPATAP; encoded by the coding sequence ATGACCGAAATCCGCAATGTTGCCGCCGATCTCGCGCGCTTCAAGCGCCGCGTGATCGTCATCGGGCTGGCCGTGCTTTTCGCGTTCGGCCTGCTCTGCGCGCGGCTGGTGTACCTGCAGATCACGCGGCACGAAGACCTGGCCGAACAGGCCGAGAGCAACCGCACGGCCGTGGTGCCGGTGGTGCCCAACCGCGGCCTGATCCTCGACCGCAACGGCATCGTGCTGGCCTCGAACTACTCGGCCTACACACTGGAGATCACGCCTTCGAAGGTGGGCGACGTCGAGGAGACCATCGACAGCCTGACCCAGGTGCTGGAAATCTCGCCGCGCGACCGCCGCCGCTTCAAGCGGCTGCGCGAGGACTCGCGCAGCTTCGACTCCATTCCCATCCGCACCCGCCTGAGCGACGAGGAAGTCGCGCGCTTCGCCGCGCAGCGATACCGCTTTCCGGGCGTGGAGATCAAGGCGCGGCTGTTCCGCAACTATCCGCAGGGCGAGCTGGCCGCGCATGTGCTCGGCTACATCGGCCGCATCAACCAGCGCGAGAAGGTCGCGATGGAAGACTGGGACGAGGAAGAGCAGGCCAACTACAAGGGCACCGACTACATCGGCAAGCTCGGCATCGAGCAGAGCTACGAGAAGACGCTGCATGGCCAGACCGGCGTCGAGCAGATGGAGACCTCCGCCGGCGGGCGTGCCGTGCGGCGCCTGGCGAGCCATCCGGCCACGCCCGGCAACACGGTGATGCTGTCGCTCGACATCAAGCTGCAGAAGCTGGTGGAGGACATGTACGGCGACCGCCGCGGTGCGCTGGTGGCCATCGACCCGAAGACCGGCGAGATCCTGGCCTTCGTGAGCAAGCCCACCTTCGATCCCAACCTGTTCGTCGAGGGCATCGACAACGAAAGCTGGGCGGCGCTGACCGAGTCGCTCGACAAGCCGCTGCTGAACCGTGCACTGCGCGGCACCTATCCGCCGGGCTCCACCTACAAGCCCTTCATGGCGCTGGCCGCGCTGCAGACCGGCAAGCGCGGTCCGAACGTGGTGGTGAACGACCCCGGGTACTTCAACTTCGGCGGCCACCGCTTCGGCAGCCCCGAAGGCAACCTGGGCGGCGTCGACATGCGCCGTTCGATCCAGCTGTCGAGCAACATCTACTACTACTCGCTGGCCAACGAGATGGGCGTGGACCTGATCCACGACTTCATGAAGCCGCTGGGCTTCGGCCAGATCACCGGCATCGACCTCGGCGGCGAGGTGCGGGGCGTGCTGCCCAGCACCGAGTGGAAGCGCAACACGTACAAGCGCCCCGAGCAGAAGAAGTGGTACGCGGGCGAGACCATCTCGCTGGGCATCGGGCAGGGCTACAACAACTTCACCATGCTGCAGCTGGCGCAGGCCACGTCCATCGTGGCCGACGGCGGCATCAAGCACAAGCCGCACCTCGTGCTGGCCACGCGCAACACGGTGAGCGGGCAGGTCGTGCCGCTGCCGCAGCCGCCGGCGGAGAACCTGGGCTTCTCGGCCGCCAACATCTCGGTGATCCGCGAGGGCCTGACCAGCGTGGTGACCAGCGGCACGGCACGCAGCGTGTTCGCCGGTGCGAGCTACCAGGCCGCGGGCAAGACCGGCACCGCGCAGGCAGTGACGCAGGCCCAGAACACCAAGTACAACGCCCGTGCGCTCGAAGAGCACCAGCGCGACCATGCGCTGTTCATGGCGTTCGCACCGGTGAACGATCCGAAGATCGCGGTCGCCGTGATCGTGGAGAACGCCGGCTGGGGCGCCGGGGCCGCGGCACCCATCGCGCGCCGCGTGTTCGACTACTGGCTTGCGAACCAGTACCCGAGCGAGGCCGACCTGGCGGCCATCAAGACCGGCAAGGCCGGCGCGCCGATGGGCAAGCCGCGCGTGGCGAGCGAAGTCGCCTGGCCGGTGCCGGTGGCCACGCCGGCAACCGCGCCCTGA
- the fahA gene encoding fumarylacetoacetase has translation MTALNATHDPKLRSWVASANQAGTDFPIQNLPFGRFRAAGSAEAFRIGVAIGDQVLDLKAAGLIDTDDMNALMNFSANERQALRAAISAGLAEGSDRQAAWSKALLAQADAEMTVPCRIGDYTDFYTGIHHATTIGKLFRPDQPLMPNYKWVPIGYHGRASSIRVSGQVFKRPQGQTKAPDAESPSFGPSKRLDYELELGFLVGRGNALGEPIAIGEAEEHLFGVTLLNDWSARDVQAWEYQPLGPFLSKSFASTLSPWIVTTEALAPFRAKFERPAGDPQPLPYLDSAANRESGALDITLEVSLQTAKMRAEGQAAVRLTRGNTTEAAYWTPAQLIAHHTVNGCNLQPGDLLGSGTLSGPKPDEAGSLIELTLGGKQPVTLPNGEKRTFLEDGDTLVIRGYCERAGAVRIGLGEVSGTVVA, from the coding sequence ATGACCGCACTCAACGCCACCCATGACCCGAAGCTGCGCAGCTGGGTCGCCTCGGCCAACCAGGCCGGCACCGACTTCCCGATCCAGAACCTGCCCTTCGGCCGCTTCCGCGCCGCCGGCAGCGCCGAGGCCTTCCGCATCGGCGTGGCCATCGGCGACCAGGTGCTCGACTTGAAGGCCGCCGGCCTGATCGACACCGACGACATGAACGCACTGATGAATTTCAGCGCGAACGAGCGCCAGGCGCTGCGCGCGGCCATCTCCGCCGGCCTGGCCGAAGGCAGCGACAGGCAGGCCGCGTGGTCGAAGGCGCTGCTGGCGCAGGCCGATGCCGAGATGACCGTGCCCTGCCGCATCGGCGACTACACCGACTTCTACACCGGCATCCATCACGCCACCACCATCGGCAAGCTGTTCCGCCCCGACCAGCCGCTGATGCCCAACTACAAGTGGGTGCCCATCGGCTACCACGGGCGTGCATCGTCAATCCGCGTGAGCGGCCAGGTCTTCAAGCGCCCGCAGGGCCAGACCAAGGCGCCCGATGCCGAGTCGCCGAGCTTCGGCCCGTCGAAGCGGCTCGACTACGAACTGGAACTGGGCTTCCTGGTGGGCCGCGGCAATGCGCTGGGCGAACCGATCGCCATCGGCGAGGCCGAGGAGCACCTGTTCGGCGTGACGCTGCTCAACGACTGGTCGGCGCGCGACGTGCAGGCCTGGGAATACCAGCCGCTGGGCCCGTTCCTGTCGAAGAGCTTCGCCAGCACGCTGTCGCCGTGGATCGTGACGACGGAGGCGCTCGCGCCGTTCCGCGCGAAGTTCGAGCGCCCGGCGGGCGACCCGCAGCCGCTGCCGTACCTGGACTCGGCCGCCAACCGCGAGAGCGGCGCGCTCGACATCACGCTCGAGGTGTCGCTGCAGACCGCGAAGATGCGCGCCGAGGGCCAGGCCGCGGTGCGCCTCACGCGCGGCAACACCACCGAGGCCGCGTACTGGACGCCCGCGCAGCTGATCGCGCACCACACGGTGAACGGCTGCAACCTGCAGCCGGGCGACCTGCTGGGCTCGGGCACGCTGTCGGGGCCGAAGCCCGACGAAGCGGGTTCGCTGATCGAGCTGACGCTCGGCGGCAAGCAGCCGGTCACGCTGCCGAACGGCGAGAAGCGCACGTTCCTGGAAGACGGCGACACGCTGGTGATTCGCGGCTACTGCGAGCGTGCGGGTGCTGTGCGCATCGGGCTGGGCGAGGTCAGCGGAACGGTCGTGGCCTGA
- a CDS encoding Bug family tripartite tricarboxylate transporter substrate binding protein — protein sequence MKPTPVSCSLCVAESPLKGATPAARRSRFRGASRTVFASLAAVAGIALVTPASAFAADYPTKPIRFVVPYTPGGTTDLVARTVGQKVSEKLGQPVLIDNRGGAGGNIGMDAVAKAAPDGYTIGFGAISTNALNPHIYKSMAFDPRKDFTAISLLGTSTIVLEVPAASAVKTVPDLIAAAKKNPGLPYATAGAGTSMNLAGVMFAQMTGTELVHVAYKGSGPAITDMLGNNIGVMFDNLPASLPHIQAGKLRALAVAGPTRSPSLPDVPTMAEAGLKGYALEPWFGVYGPARLPAPIVKALNEAFVEALAMPDVKAKLQQAGFSPRGSTAQELTTLTETEYKRLGDVARKAGMTAE from the coding sequence ATGAAACCCACCCCCGTTTCTTGCTCACTTTGTGTAGCCGAATCCCCCCTCAAGGGGGCGACACCAGCGGCCCGGCGAAGCCGGTTCCGCGGTGCCTCCCGAACGGTCTTCGCTTCGCTCGCCGCTGTTGCAGGCATCGCGCTCGTTACGCCGGCCTCCGCGTTTGCGGCCGACTACCCGACCAAGCCCATCCGCTTCGTCGTGCCCTACACGCCCGGCGGCACCACCGACCTGGTGGCGCGCACGGTGGGCCAGAAGGTGTCGGAGAAGCTGGGCCAGCCGGTGCTGATCGACAACCGCGGCGGCGCGGGCGGCAACATCGGCATGGACGCGGTGGCCAAGGCCGCGCCCGACGGCTACACGATCGGCTTCGGTGCCATCTCGACCAACGCGCTGAATCCGCACATCTACAAGTCGATGGCCTTCGACCCGCGCAAGGACTTCACCGCCATCAGCCTGCTGGGCACCTCGACCATCGTGCTCGAAGTGCCGGCGGCCTCGGCCGTCAAGACCGTGCCCGACCTGATCGCCGCGGCGAAGAAGAACCCCGGCCTGCCCTACGCCACCGCGGGTGCAGGCACCTCGATGAACCTGGCCGGCGTGATGTTCGCGCAGATGACCGGCACCGAGCTCGTGCACGTCGCCTACAAGGGCAGCGGCCCGGCGATCACCGACATGCTGGGCAACAACATCGGCGTGATGTTCGACAACCTGCCGGCATCGCTGCCGCACATCCAGGCCGGCAAGCTGCGCGCGCTGGCCGTGGCGGGCCCCACGCGCTCGCCCTCGCTGCCCGACGTGCCGACGATGGCGGAAGCCGGCCTCAAGGGCTACGCGCTGGAACCGTGGTTCGGCGTGTATGGTCCGGCCAGGCTGCCCGCGCCGATCGTGAAGGCGCTCAACGAGGCCTTCGTGGAAGCGCTTGCCATGCCCGACGTGAAGGCCAAGCTGCAGCAGGCCGGCTTCTCGCCGCGAGGCTCGACCGCGCAGGAGCTGACGACGCTGACCGAGACCGAATACAAGCGGCTGGGCGACGTGGCCCGCAAGGCCGGCATGACCGCAGAGTAA
- the hmgA gene encoding homogentisate 1,2-dioxygenase — translation MTQATPASDRRYQSGFGNEYASEAVPGALPQGRNNPQRGPLDLYTELLSGTAFTAPRHENRRTWLYRRQPSVVSGRYQPYAQAHWTTGADREIALPPEPLRWHPQPLDSAGEADFIDGMHTIAANGDAESQVGIGSLMYLAGRSMERRAFVNADGEMLLVPQQGRLVITTELGVLDVKPGEIAVLPRGMAFKVALPDGLSRGYVCENYGAHFRLPELGPIGSNGLANARDFQAPVAAFEEEEGGYEIVKKFGGRFWQAPMKQSPFNVVAWHGNLSPVKYDTAHFMVIGSISFDHPDPSIFTVLTSPSDTPGTANCDFVIFPPRWMVMENTFRPPWFHRNLMSEFMGLVLGEYDAKPGGFKPGGASLHNCMVPHGPDEEAFDKATHADLKPHKLDNTLAFMFESRYRFIPTNFALKSPALDTDYADCWAGLKDQFNK, via the coding sequence ATGACCCAAGCAACCCCAGCTTCCGACCGGCGCTACCAGAGCGGCTTCGGCAACGAGTACGCCTCCGAGGCCGTGCCCGGCGCCCTGCCCCAGGGACGCAACAACCCGCAGCGCGGCCCGCTCGACCTGTACACCGAACTGCTCTCGGGCACGGCGTTCACCGCGCCGCGCCACGAGAACCGCCGCACGTGGCTCTACCGCCGCCAGCCCTCGGTGGTGTCGGGCCGCTACCAGCCCTACGCCCAGGCGCACTGGACCACCGGCGCCGACCGCGAGATCGCGCTGCCGCCCGAACCCCTGCGCTGGCATCCGCAGCCGCTGGACAGCGCAGGCGAGGCCGACTTCATCGACGGCATGCACACCATCGCGGCCAACGGCGATGCCGAGTCGCAGGTCGGCATCGGCTCGTTGATGTACCTGGCGGGCCGCTCGATGGAACGCCGCGCCTTCGTCAACGCCGACGGCGAGATGCTGCTGGTGCCGCAGCAGGGCCGCCTCGTCATCACGACCGAGCTCGGCGTGCTCGACGTGAAGCCCGGCGAGATCGCCGTGCTGCCGCGCGGCATGGCCTTCAAGGTGGCGTTGCCCGACGGGCTCTCGCGCGGCTACGTGTGCGAGAACTACGGCGCGCACTTCCGCCTGCCGGAGCTGGGCCCGATCGGCTCGAACGGCCTGGCCAACGCGCGCGATTTCCAGGCGCCGGTGGCGGCCTTCGAGGAAGAGGAAGGCGGCTACGAGATCGTCAAGAAGTTCGGCGGGCGCTTCTGGCAGGCGCCGATGAAGCAGTCGCCCTTCAACGTGGTCGCCTGGCACGGCAACCTGTCGCCGGTGAAGTACGACACGGCGCACTTCATGGTGATCGGCTCGATCAGCTTCGACCATCCCGATCCGTCGATCTTCACGGTGCTGACCTCGCCGAGCGACACGCCCGGCACGGCCAACTGCGACTTCGTGATCTTCCCGCCGCGCTGGATGGTGATGGAGAACACATTCCGCCCGCCATGGTTCCACCGCAACCTCATGAGCGAGTTCATGGGCCTGGTGCTGGGCGAGTACGACGCCAAGCCGGGCGGCTTCAAGCCCGGCGGCGCGAGCCTGCACAACTGCATGGTGCCGCACGGCCCCGACGAGGAAGCCTTCGACAAGGCCACCCACGCCGACCTGAAGCCGCACAAACTGGACAACACGCTGGCCTTCATGTTCGAGAGCCGCTACCGCTTCATCCCGACGAACTTCGCGCTCAAGAGCCCCGCGCTCGACACCGACTACGCCGACTGCTGGGCCGGCCTGAAAGACCAATTCAACAAATGA
- a CDS encoding DUF2783 domain-containing protein, with protein MQLITTPHLEAPDDFYEALIEAHQGLSTEESHAFNARLVLVLANHIGSLAVLREAFDAARAG; from the coding sequence ATGCAACTGATCACCACCCCCCACCTCGAAGCGCCCGACGACTTCTACGAGGCGCTCATCGAGGCGCACCAGGGCCTTTCCACCGAGGAAAGCCACGCCTTCAACGCGCGCCTCGTGCTCGTGCTGGCCAACCACATCGGCTCGCTCGCCGTGCTGCGCGAGGCCTTCGACGCCGCGCGAGCCGGCTGA